Proteins encoded in a region of the Chryseobacterium piperi genome:
- the scpA gene encoding methylmalonyl-CoA mutase produces MRKTISVRKLDLNIAPKESEIYNFEKDGLELKSSYTDKDVKNITLTETSPGIAPYLRGPYSTMYVQKPWTVRQYAGFSTAEESNAFYRRNLAAGQKGLSVAFDLATHRGYDSNHARVVGDVGKAGVAIDSVEDMKILFNEIPLDEISVSMTMNGAVLPILSFYIVAAEEQGVKQELLSGTIQNDILKEFMVRNTYIYPPTPSMKIIADIFEYTSRNIPKFNSISISGYHMQEAGATPVLEMAYTLADGLEYVRTGIKAGMNVDDFAPRLSFFWAIGMNHFMEIAKMRAARYIWANLLKQFNPQNPKSLALRTHSQTSGWSLTEQEPFNNITRTAIEALSSALGGTQSLHTNALDEAIALPTDYSAKIARNTQIILQQESGICDVVDPMGGSNLVESLTQQMIEEAMRYIDEVEQEGGMTKAIEAGIPKMRIEEAAAKKQAKIDSGEEFIIGVNSFKSTLKQDLIEILDIDNTEVRRKQIERLDSIKNTRNTEAVEEILNEIRESAKTGKGNLLALCIEAARRRVTLGEMSDAMEESFGRYKANIKTISGVYAMNAGKNEYFEKALQLTQKFEEEEGRRPRLMVAKMGQDGHDRGAKVVATAFADMGFDVDVAPLFQTPEEVAKQAVENDIHILGVSSLAAGHKTLVPQVVEELKKLGADDVTIVVGGVIPQQDYEFLYANGADFIFGPGTNLPKCAVEILDKFLNKS; encoded by the coding sequence ATGCGAAAGACAATTTCTGTAAGAAAACTGGATCTAAATATAGCACCTAAAGAAAGTGAAATTTATAATTTCGAAAAAGATGGACTAGAACTGAAATCATCTTATACTGATAAAGATGTTAAAAATATCACTTTAACAGAGACATCTCCGGGAATAGCTCCCTATTTGAGAGGACCTTATTCTACGATGTATGTTCAAAAGCCTTGGACGGTCCGTCAGTATGCCGGGTTTTCTACTGCTGAAGAATCTAATGCATTTTACAGAAGAAATTTAGCAGCCGGACAAAAGGGGCTTTCTGTAGCTTTTGACCTCGCAACCCATAGAGGATATGATTCTAATCACGCGAGAGTGGTAGGGGACGTAGGAAAAGCGGGAGTAGCTATTGATTCGGTTGAGGATATGAAAATCCTATTCAATGAAATTCCTTTAGATGAGATTTCGGTTTCCATGACAATGAACGGAGCTGTTCTTCCTATTTTATCTTTTTACATAGTGGCTGCGGAGGAGCAAGGCGTAAAGCAGGAGCTTCTTTCAGGAACGATTCAGAATGATATTTTGAAGGAGTTTATGGTGAGAAATACGTATATCTATCCACCGACACCTTCCATGAAAATTATTGCAGATATTTTCGAATATACTTCCCGGAATATTCCGAAATTTAACTCGATCTCTATTTCAGGGTATCATATGCAGGAAGCAGGAGCTACTCCGGTTCTGGAAATGGCTTATACCTTAGCTGACGGGTTAGAATATGTAAGAACGGGAATCAAAGCGGGAATGAATGTGGATGATTTTGCCCCAAGGCTTTCATTTTTCTGGGCAATCGGAATGAATCACTTTATGGAAATTGCTAAAATGCGTGCTGCACGATATATCTGGGCTAATCTTTTAAAGCAATTTAATCCCCAGAATCCAAAATCCTTAGCATTAAGAACGCATTCTCAGACTTCAGGATGGTCTCTTACGGAACAGGAGCCTTTTAATAATATTACCAGAACAGCAATCGAAGCATTGTCATCGGCTTTGGGAGGAACACAATCCCTACACACCAATGCATTGGATGAAGCTATTGCTTTACCAACAGATTATTCAGCAAAAATTGCCAGAAACACCCAAATCATTTTGCAACAGGAAAGTGGGATTTGTGATGTTGTAGATCCAATGGGAGGAAGTAATTTGGTTGAAAGTCTTACTCAGCAGATGATTGAAGAAGCCATGCGATACATTGATGAGGTAGAGCAGGAAGGAGGAATGACAAAAGCCATTGAAGCTGGAATTCCTAAAATGAGGATCGAAGAAGCTGCGGCAAAAAAACAAGCAAAAATTGATAGTGGGGAAGAATTTATTATTGGAGTAAATTCATTTAAATCTACCCTCAAACAAGATCTGATTGAAATATTAGATATTGATAATACGGAGGTTCGAAGAAAACAAATCGAAAGATTAGATTCTATAAAAAATACAAGAAATACTGAAGCCGTAGAAGAAATTCTCAATGAGATCAGGGAAAGCGCTAAAACGGGAAAAGGAAATCTTTTAGCATTATGTATTGAAGCAGCAAGAAGAAGAGTCACCTTAGGTGAAATGAGCGATGCTATGGAAGAAAGCTTTGGAAGGTATAAGGCTAATATTAAAACAATTTCAGGAGTATACGCAATGAATGCCGGGAAAAACGAATATTTTGAAAAAGCTCTTCAACTCACTCAAAAATTTGAGGAAGAAGAAGGTCGACGCCCAAGATTAATGGTTGCCAAAATGGGACAGGACGGGCACGATAGAGGAGCAAAAGTAGTAGCAACAGCATTTGCCGATATGGGATTTGATGTTGATGTAGCTCCTTTGTTTCAAACCCCTGAGGAAGTTGCTAAACAGGCTGTGGAAAATGATATTCACATTCTGGGAGTATCTTCATTGGCGGCAGGTCATAAAACTTTAGTTCCCCAAGTTGTAGAAGAATTAAAAAAATTAGGAGCCGATGATGTAACGATTGTTGTAGGTGGAGTTATTCCTCAACAGGATTACGAATTCCTTTATGCCAACGGGGCTGACTTCATTTTCGGACCAGGAACAAACCTTCCGAAATGTGCAGTAGAGATACTGGATAAATTTCTAAATAAAAGTTAA